In one window of Posidoniimonas corsicana DNA:
- a CDS encoding vanadium-dependent haloperoxidase has product MTKTLLNRLLLACAIGLTASVDAAADTVLDWNSLASDVLVANTTLQNPGMASRSMAMMNLAIYDAFAMTSPNATMFYDYGAGHASPAYTASSKAAAAQAAYTVLSSIYSDQQAMLDNQLSLSLAQTPDSMEKQEGIALGTYIANRIIQGRANDGYNSSSQYMPTNAVGHWQPDPLNPGQQAWGPAWGEVDTFMLESNKQFMPPPMPDLTSQEYADAYNEVKELGAKNSVSRTADQEEIAYFWAYDRVGMGTPMRMYNQALREIAVQEGNNVKENAELFAKATVAMADAGIVAWNSKFEYDFWRPVTGIREGDSDGNPLTEGDPNWTPLGAPGGTGNDFTPPFPTYLSGHATFGGALFQTLEEFYGTDDVLFTLTSEEMPGVERTFSSFSQAMAENGRSRVYLGIHWNFDDTVAQVTGSQIATYIAGGGPFIASGGLVPEPSATLLLVTLGAAWPRRRLF; this is encoded by the coding sequence ATGACTAAGACCCTCCTCAACCGACTGCTGCTCGCCTGCGCCATCGGCCTGACAGCTAGCGTCGACGCCGCGGCGGACACCGTGCTCGATTGGAACTCGCTGGCGTCCGATGTGCTGGTGGCCAACACCACGCTGCAGAACCCCGGCATGGCCTCGCGCAGTATGGCGATGATGAATCTCGCCATCTACGACGCGTTCGCGATGACCTCGCCCAACGCCACGATGTTCTACGACTACGGCGCCGGGCACGCATCGCCGGCCTACACGGCTTCGTCCAAGGCGGCCGCGGCGCAGGCGGCCTACACCGTGCTGAGTTCGATCTACTCAGACCAGCAGGCGATGCTGGACAACCAGTTGTCGCTCAGCCTGGCCCAGACCCCCGACAGCATGGAGAAGCAGGAAGGCATCGCGCTAGGGACCTATATCGCGAACAGGATCATCCAGGGCCGCGCCAACGACGGCTACAACTCGAGCTCGCAGTACATGCCGACCAACGCGGTTGGTCACTGGCAGCCCGACCCGCTAAACCCGGGCCAGCAAGCGTGGGGCCCGGCTTGGGGTGAGGTCGACACATTCATGCTCGAGTCGAACAAGCAGTTCATGCCCCCGCCGATGCCGGATCTCACCAGCCAGGAGTACGCAGACGCGTACAACGAGGTGAAGGAACTCGGCGCCAAGAACAGCGTCTCGCGGACCGCCGATCAGGAAGAAATCGCCTACTTCTGGGCGTACGACCGAGTTGGGATGGGCACTCCGATGCGGATGTACAACCAGGCGCTGCGTGAGATTGCCGTGCAAGAGGGCAACAATGTCAAAGAGAATGCTGAGCTATTCGCCAAGGCGACCGTTGCGATGGCGGACGCCGGAATCGTGGCGTGGAACTCGAAGTTTGAGTACGACTTTTGGCGGCCGGTGACCGGCATCCGCGAGGGCGATTCCGACGGCAACCCGCTTACCGAGGGCGACCCCAACTGGACTCCGCTCGGCGCCCCAGGCGGGACGGGCAACGACTTCACCCCACCGTTTCCCACGTACCTTTCGGGCCACGCCACGTTTGGCGGCGCGCTCTTCCAGACCCTGGAGGAGTTCTACGGGACGGACGACGTCCTGTTCACGCTCACGTCCGAGGAGATGCCCGGCGTCGAGCGAACATTCTCCTCTTTTAGCCAAGCGATGGCCGAGAACGGCCGCAGCCGGGTCTACCTGGGCATCCACTGGAACTTTGACGACACCGTGGCGCAGGTGACCGGCAGCCAGATTGCAACCTACATCGCTGGCGGTGGACCGTTCATCGCTTCGGGCGGCCTGGTGCCGGAGCCGTCCGCAACACTGCTGCTCGTCACTCTGGGCGCCGCCTGGCCCCGTCGCCGGCTTTTCTGA
- a CDS encoding SpoVR family protein — MPISELAPLPVELQEWQEKIEKLAAGHGLDFFPTIFEMVPADRLNEIAAKGGFPVRYPHWRFGMEYEKLGKGYHYGLQKIYELVINNDPCYAYLMASNEMVDQKLVMAHVYGHCDFFKCNAWFGHTNRKMMDQMANHGARIRRYMDEVGVEPVEEFIDACLSIEDLIDIHSPFIKRRADKHDNGENKHSPPKPARFDSKEYLDPFVNPKAEYKRNNAEDNPQPQRLPERPERDVMLFLLEQAPLNAWQADVLSIIRDEAYYFAPQGQTKIMNEGWASYWHSKMMTTQIASAAEIVQFADHHSGTVASSGGSLNPYKLGIELFRDIEDRWNRGAYGKEYEDCDDYAERQDWDRELGEGRDKIFEVRRVHNDLTFIDSFLTLDFVRQHKLFKFGYNPGTEYYEIETRAFPQVKQQLLANLTNLGRPQIAVVDGNYKNRGELYLEHEYTGVELQTNYAQDTLRNLHRLWTRPVHIATILDETQTVISFDGGEVSVDQGDDVDPDDDD; from the coding sequence ATGCCCATCTCAGAATTAGCCCCTCTGCCCGTTGAGCTCCAGGAGTGGCAGGAGAAGATCGAGAAGCTGGCCGCCGGTCACGGGCTCGACTTCTTCCCGACCATCTTCGAGATGGTCCCGGCCGATCGGCTCAACGAGATCGCCGCCAAGGGGGGCTTCCCGGTGCGGTACCCGCACTGGCGGTTTGGGATGGAGTACGAGAAGCTCGGCAAGGGCTACCACTACGGGCTGCAGAAGATCTACGAGCTGGTCATCAACAACGACCCCTGCTACGCCTACCTGATGGCGAGCAACGAGATGGTCGACCAGAAGCTGGTGATGGCCCACGTGTACGGACACTGTGACTTCTTCAAGTGCAACGCGTGGTTCGGCCACACCAACCGCAAGATGATGGACCAGATGGCCAACCACGGCGCGCGGATCCGCCGCTACATGGACGAGGTGGGCGTCGAGCCGGTCGAGGAGTTCATCGACGCCTGCCTGAGCATCGAGGACCTGATCGACATCCACTCGCCGTTCATCAAACGCCGGGCCGATAAGCACGACAACGGCGAGAACAAGCACTCACCCCCGAAGCCGGCGCGGTTCGACAGCAAGGAGTACCTGGACCCGTTCGTGAATCCCAAGGCGGAGTACAAGCGGAATAACGCCGAGGACAACCCCCAGCCCCAGAGGCTCCCTGAGCGGCCCGAGCGGGACGTGATGCTGTTCCTCTTGGAGCAGGCGCCGCTCAACGCGTGGCAGGCGGACGTGCTGTCGATTATCCGCGACGAGGCCTACTACTTCGCCCCACAGGGCCAGACCAAGATCATGAACGAGGGTTGGGCCAGCTACTGGCACAGCAAGATGATGACCACCCAGATCGCCAGCGCGGCGGAGATCGTGCAGTTCGCCGATCACCACTCCGGCACGGTGGCGTCGTCAGGCGGTTCGCTGAACCCGTACAAGCTCGGCATCGAGCTGTTCCGCGACATCGAGGACCGCTGGAACCGCGGCGCCTACGGCAAGGAGTACGAGGACTGCGACGACTACGCTGAACGCCAGGACTGGGACCGCGAGCTCGGCGAGGGCCGGGACAAGATCTTCGAGGTCCGCCGTGTCCACAACGACCTGACCTTTATTGATTCGTTCCTGACGCTCGATTTTGTGCGTCAGCACAAGCTGTTCAAGTTTGGCTACAACCCGGGCACGGAGTACTATGAGATAGAGACCCGCGCCTTCCCCCAGGTCAAGCAGCAGCTGCTGGCCAACCTGACCAACCTCGGCCGGCCGCAGATCGCCGTGGTCGACGGCAACTACAAGAACCGCGGCGAGCTCTACCTGGAGCACGAGTACACGGGCGTCGAGTTGCAAACGAACTACGCGCAGGACACCCTGCGGAACCTGCACCGGCTGTGGACCCGCCCGGTGCACATCGCCACCATCCTCGACGAGACGCAGACCGTCATCTCCTTCGATGGCGGCGAGGTGTCGGTCGATCAGGGCGACGACGTCGACCCGGATGACGACGATTGA
- the upp gene encoding uracil phosphoribosyltransferase: MPGVHEVVHPLIKRHLTVLRCETTRPAEFRSSVRRLATLLAYEATKDLATTVAQVQTPVAMAQGYELPDRIGLVPILRAGLGMVDPVLDLIPSAEVWHLGLYRDEATAQPVRYYDKLPPGQPVDTALVLDPMLATGGSAVAALQTLYDWGVGRAKVLSLIASQEGVDAVASQFPQAQVFVCKVDAELNDQKFIVPGLGDAGDRSFNTIVR; the protein is encoded by the coding sequence ATGCCAGGCGTCCATGAGGTCGTCCACCCGCTCATCAAGCGGCACCTGACGGTGCTGCGCTGCGAGACCACGCGTCCCGCCGAGTTCCGCAGCTCCGTCCGACGGCTTGCGACGCTGCTCGCCTACGAGGCGACCAAAGACCTGGCGACCACCGTCGCCCAGGTGCAGACGCCGGTCGCCATGGCGCAGGGATATGAGCTGCCCGACCGGATCGGACTGGTGCCGATCCTTCGCGCCGGCCTGGGCATGGTGGACCCAGTGCTCGATCTGATCCCGTCCGCTGAGGTATGGCACCTCGGGCTGTACCGCGACGAAGCGACTGCCCAGCCTGTCCGCTACTACGACAAGCTTCCGCCCGGCCAGCCGGTTGATACTGCTCTGGTGCTCGACCCGATGCTGGCGACCGGCGGGTCGGCGGTCGCGGCCCTGCAGACACTCTACGACTGGGGCGTGGGCCGCGCGAAGGTCCTGTCGTTGATCGCATCGCAGGAGGGCGTGGACGCTGTGGCGTCGCAGTTCCCACAGGCCCAGGTGTTTGTCTGCAAGGTGGACGCCGAGCTCAACGACCAGAAGTTCATCGTGCCCGGCCTAGGTGACGCCGGAGACCGATCGTTCAACACGATCGTCCGTTGA
- the hemQ gene encoding hydrogen peroxide-dependent heme synthase: MQHDRPSSEQSLTPAGGGWHCSHLYYSFDRSALAGLDGAGRQQVADALIAALDPDSDEAPLRLQTSIVSGHKADFGLMVMDPDPLKVDSVHQRLMASAAGPVLRPSYSFVSVTEISEYVPSIEDYGKRVAAEGDEPGTPAYEAKVKAYAARLEGMNRQRLTPEFPPYQSCCFYPMNKKREVGENWFLTPKEERNRLMGEHARSGMAFAGRVSQLITVGIGLDDWEWGVTLWGSNPEYLKDIVYQMRFDEASARYAEFGPFLVGYICDAKHLVEHCRVTA, translated from the coding sequence ATGCAGCACGACCGCCCATCGTCAGAGCAATCATTGACCCCCGCCGGCGGAGGTTGGCACTGCAGCCACCTCTACTACTCGTTCGACCGATCGGCTCTGGCAGGGCTGGACGGTGCAGGGCGGCAGCAGGTGGCTGACGCGCTCATCGCGGCGCTTGATCCCGATTCCGACGAGGCGCCGCTGCGACTGCAGACCTCGATTGTCAGCGGCCACAAGGCGGACTTTGGCCTGATGGTGATGGACCCCGATCCGCTGAAGGTGGATTCGGTCCACCAGCGTCTGATGGCTAGCGCGGCTGGGCCGGTTCTGCGGCCTAGCTACTCGTTTGTTTCCGTGACGGAGATAAGCGAGTACGTTCCCAGCATCGAGGACTATGGCAAACGGGTGGCGGCCGAGGGCGACGAGCCGGGCACTCCAGCCTACGAAGCCAAGGTGAAGGCCTACGCCGCCAGGCTGGAAGGCATGAACAGGCAACGACTTACGCCCGAGTTCCCGCCGTACCAGTCGTGCTGCTTCTACCCGATGAACAAGAAGCGGGAGGTGGGGGAAAACTGGTTCCTGACGCCCAAGGAAGAGCGGAACCGTCTGATGGGCGAGCACGCCCGCAGTGGGATGGCGTTCGCCGGCCGGGTGAGCCAGCTGATTACCGTCGGAATTGGTTTGGACGACTGGGAGTGGGGGGTTACACTGTGGGGTAGTAACCCAGAGTACCTAAAAGACATTGTCTACCAGATGCGTTTCGACGAGGCGAGCGCCCGCTACGCGGAGTTCGGCCCGTTCCTGGTGGGGTACATCTGCGACGCCAAGCACCTTGTTGAGCACTGTCGGGTAACAGCCTAA
- a CDS encoding pectate lyase family protein: MRLVRVLALSLICVPAFEAKSAPESGMAPPLPPRLPFAIPAFPGAWGGGMFASGGRGGQVLEVTNLDDSGTGSLRAAIEADGPRIVVFRVAGIIHLRSNLSIENPDITIVGQTAPGDGVCIAGASLDVDTHNVILRHLRVRRGVTSGGQGSDNIGGNPNHTIIVDHCSVSWGRDENISLYRNMEPTENPLTGRSETVKHPVRNLTIQYCISSEGMKPGHEFGGTWGGEDATFHHNLFACNTGRNPSIGMGGEFDYRNNVICNWRHRTMDGGDETSLINVINNYYKPGPATNDNMLSTIARIEQRDMYSPGSRWSAGDWYAAAPKRPGKWYVAGNIVEGYPDVTANNWQGMRGPEELARVNTPFEGWPVNQQTAEQAYEEVLGKAGATLPRRDPVDARVVESVRTLEFAHERGIISDPDQVGGYPDYRYDPESVPADTDHDGMPDDWEAGHGLDPNSVADGAQDADGDGYTNVEEFLNQTDPHEKIDYTNLGNNVDVISG; encoded by the coding sequence ATGCGTTTAGTCCGCGTTCTCGCGTTGTCGCTGATTTGTGTTCCTGCATTTGAGGCGAAGTCGGCGCCGGAGTCGGGCATGGCGCCCCCACTCCCGCCGCGTCTGCCGTTCGCGATCCCAGCCTTCCCGGGGGCTTGGGGCGGTGGCATGTTTGCCTCGGGGGGCCGTGGCGGACAGGTCCTCGAGGTGACTAACCTCGACGACAGCGGGACCGGCAGTCTTCGCGCCGCGATCGAGGCAGACGGTCCGCGGATCGTCGTGTTCCGCGTCGCCGGGATTATCCACCTGCGGTCGAACTTATCGATTGAGAACCCCGACATCACGATCGTCGGCCAGACGGCGCCGGGTGACGGCGTCTGCATCGCCGGCGCTTCGCTGGACGTCGACACCCACAACGTAATCCTGCGGCACCTGCGGGTGCGGCGTGGCGTGACCTCGGGGGGCCAGGGGTCAGACAATATCGGCGGCAACCCCAACCACACCATCATCGTGGACCACTGCAGCGTGAGCTGGGGGCGTGACGAGAATATCTCGCTCTACCGCAATATGGAGCCGACCGAGAATCCGCTTACCGGCCGTTCCGAGACCGTTAAGCACCCGGTCCGCAACCTGACCATCCAGTACTGCATCTCTAGCGAAGGTATGAAGCCCGGGCACGAGTTCGGCGGCACCTGGGGCGGCGAGGACGCGACGTTTCATCACAACCTCTTCGCGTGCAACACGGGCCGCAACCCGTCGATTGGAATGGGGGGCGAGTTTGACTACCGCAACAACGTGATCTGCAACTGGCGGCACCGCACGATGGATGGCGGTGATGAGACCTCGCTGATCAACGTCATCAACAACTACTACAAGCCGGGCCCCGCCACCAACGACAACATGCTGTCAACAATCGCCCGTATCGAACAGCGCGACATGTACTCGCCAGGGTCCCGTTGGTCCGCGGGCGACTGGTACGCGGCGGCCCCCAAGCGACCGGGCAAGTGGTACGTCGCCGGAAACATCGTCGAGGGCTATCCAGACGTGACGGCCAACAACTGGCAGGGGATGCGTGGGCCGGAAGAACTAGCCCGCGTTAATACGCCGTTCGAAGGCTGGCCGGTCAATCAACAGACCGCCGAGCAGGCATATGAAGAGGTCTTGGGCAAGGCCGGCGCGACGCTTCCGCGTCGTGACCCCGTAGACGCCCGAGTTGTAGAGTCGGTCCGCACCCTCGAGTTCGCTCACGAGAGGGGTATCATCTCGGACCCGGACCAAGTAGGCGGGTACCCCGACTACCGCTACGACCCCGAGTCGGTCCCGGCCGACACCGACCACGATGGAATGCCCGACGACTGGGAAGCCGGCCACGGCCTCGACCCCAACTCCGTCGCCGACGGCGCTCAGGACGCCGACGGCGACGGCTATACCAATGTCGAGGAGTTCCTCAACCAGACCGACCCGCACGAAAAGATCGACTACACCAACCTGGGCAACAACGTCGACGTCATCAGCGGGTAG
- a CDS encoding PrkA family serine protein kinase yields MDNGRSIIELVAQRQDRDQFRRKNWVGTFEEYLNLVRQNPKVTRTAYQRLYDMILSYGVDTVETRREKHVHYRFFDDPDGDGKDAVFGLRRTLKDLVNALKSAANGYGIERRVLLLHGPVGSSKSTIARLLKKGLERYSATDDGALYTLGWVDENDPDDASKIQWCPMNEEPLHLIPTRFRPEVESQLNEGRGEDDYQVRVDGYLDPYCRFIYQQRLKSYDGDWTRLVQDIRVKRVILSEKDRVGVGTFQPKDEKNQDATELTGDINYRKIAEYGSDSDPRAFNFDGEFNIANRGIIEFVEVLKLDVAFLYDLLGASQEHRIKPKKFAQTDIDEVIIGHTNEPEYRRLQSNEFMEALRDRTVKIDVPYVTTLKNEISIYEKDYNNKTVRGKHIAPHTIEMAAMWAVLTRLVEPKHAGLTRLQKLKLYNGKTLPGFTEENINELREQATSEGMIGISPRYVQDKLSNALVAHPEAKSINPFMVLNELETGLKHHSLINSDETKQEYRDLLGVVKEEYTNIVKNEVQRAIAADEDALTRLCANYIDSVKAYTQREKVKNKFTGEYEEPDERLMRGIEEKIDIPESRKDDFRREIMNYIGALSIDGKKFDFRSNERLHKALELKLFEDQKDSIKLTSLVSNVVDTDTQQKIDIVKGRLIRDFGYDDESATDVLQYVASIFARGDVKKEE; encoded by the coding sequence ATGGACAACGGACGCAGCATCATCGAGCTGGTGGCTCAGCGGCAGGACCGAGACCAGTTCCGTCGTAAAAACTGGGTGGGGACGTTCGAGGAGTACCTGAACCTGGTCCGCCAGAACCCCAAGGTCACCCGCACCGCGTACCAGCGGCTGTACGACATGATCCTGTCGTACGGCGTCGACACGGTTGAAACCCGCCGCGAGAAGCACGTGCACTACCGCTTCTTCGACGACCCAGACGGCGATGGCAAGGACGCGGTGTTCGGCCTGCGGCGGACGCTCAAGGACCTGGTCAACGCGCTGAAAAGCGCCGCCAACGGCTACGGCATCGAGCGCCGCGTGCTGCTGCTGCACGGCCCGGTGGGCAGCTCGAAGAGCACCATCGCGCGGCTGCTCAAGAAGGGCCTCGAGCGCTACAGCGCCACCGACGACGGCGCCCTGTACACGCTGGGCTGGGTCGACGAGAACGACCCCGACGACGCGTCGAAGATCCAGTGGTGCCCGATGAACGAGGAGCCGCTGCACCTGATCCCCACCCGCTTCCGCCCCGAGGTTGAGTCGCAGCTCAACGAAGGCCGCGGCGAGGACGACTACCAGGTGCGCGTCGACGGCTACCTCGACCCCTACTGCCGGTTCATCTACCAGCAGCGGCTTAAGAGCTACGACGGCGACTGGACCCGCCTGGTCCAGGACATCCGCGTCAAGCGGGTGATCCTCAGCGAGAAGGATCGCGTTGGGGTGGGCACGTTCCAGCCCAAGGACGAAAAGAACCAGGACGCCACCGAGCTGACCGGTGATATCAACTACCGCAAGATCGCCGAGTACGGCAGCGACTCCGACCCACGGGCGTTCAACTTCGACGGCGAGTTCAACATCGCCAACCGCGGCATCATCGAGTTCGTCGAGGTGCTGAAGCTGGACGTGGCGTTCCTGTACGACCTGCTGGGCGCCAGCCAGGAGCACCGCATCAAGCCCAAGAAGTTCGCCCAGACCGACATCGACGAGGTGATTATCGGGCACACGAACGAGCCGGAGTACCGGCGGCTGCAGAGCAACGAGTTCATGGAGGCCCTGCGCGACCGGACCGTCAAGATTGACGTGCCGTACGTCACGACCCTCAAGAACGAGATCAGCATCTACGAGAAGGACTACAACAACAAAACGGTCCGCGGCAAGCACATCGCCCCGCACACCATCGAGATGGCCGCCATGTGGGCGGTACTCACCCGGTTGGTGGAGCCCAAGCACGCTGGGTTGACTCGGCTGCAGAAGCTCAAGCTCTACAACGGCAAGACGCTGCCCGGCTTCACCGAGGAGAATATCAACGAGCTCCGCGAGCAGGCCACCAGCGAGGGCATGATCGGCATCTCGCCGCGCTACGTGCAGGACAAGCTTTCCAACGCGCTGGTCGCCCACCCGGAGGCCAAGAGCATCAACCCGTTCATGGTGCTCAACGAGCTTGAGACAGGGCTGAAACACCACAGCCTAATCAACAGCGATGAGACCAAGCAGGAGTACCGGGACCTCCTAGGCGTGGTGAAAGAGGAGTACACCAACATCGTGAAGAACGAAGTCCAACGGGCGATCGCCGCCGACGAGGACGCCCTGACCCGCCTGTGCGCGAACTACATCGACAGCGTGAAGGCCTACACGCAGCGTGAGAAGGTGAAGAACAAGTTCACCGGCGAGTACGAAGAGCCGGACGAGCGGCTGATGCGGGGGATCGAAGAGAAGATCGACATCCCCGAGAGCCGCAAGGACGACTTCCGCCGCGAGATCATGAACTACATCGGTGCGCTCTCGATCGACGGGAAGAAGTTCGACTTCCGCAGCAACGAACGCTTGCACAAAGCGCTCGAGCTGAAGCTGTTCGAGGACCAGAAGGACTCAATCAAGCTGACCAGCCTGGTGTCGAATGTCGTAGACACGGACACCCAGCAGAAGATCGACATCGTCAAAGGCCGCCTGATCCGTGACTTCGGCTACGACGACGAGTCCGCCACCGATGTGCTGCAGTACGTGGCGAGCATCTTCGCGCGGGGGGATGTGAAGAAGGAGGAGTAG
- a CDS encoding type 1 glutamine amidotransferase domain-containing protein codes for MDHPLTGKRILSFVGDIYEDLELWYPKLRMIEAGSEVVVAGPEAGVVYQGKNGYPCRSDASYQETTAADFDGLLVPGGFMPDKLRRDEQVLQLVRDFDAAKKLVAAVCHGGWIPISAGVYRGVRVTGSLGIKDDLVNAGAVWEDAPVVVDGHHVSSRKPDDLPEFCRGMLEVLLKQ; via the coding sequence ATGGACCATCCCCTCACCGGCAAACGCATCCTCTCCTTCGTCGGCGACATCTACGAAGACTTGGAGTTGTGGTACCCCAAGCTGCGGATGATTGAAGCGGGCTCCGAAGTGGTGGTCGCCGGTCCTGAGGCGGGGGTGGTCTACCAGGGGAAGAACGGCTACCCGTGCAGGTCTGACGCGTCATACCAAGAGACGACCGCCGCCGACTTCGACGGCTTGTTGGTCCCCGGCGGCTTCATGCCCGACAAACTGCGTCGCGATGAACAGGTGCTGCAGCTGGTCCGCGATTTTGACGCCGCCAAGAAGCTGGTAGCCGCCGTCTGCCACGGCGGGTGGATCCCGATCTCCGCGGGCGTGTACCGCGGCGTGCGGGTCACAGGATCGCTTGGAATCAAGGACGACCTGGTCAACGCCGGCGCGGTTTGGGAGGACGCTCCGGTGGTTGTGGATGGCCACCACGTCAGCAGCCGCAAGCCGGACGACTTGCCCGAATTCTGCCGCGGGATGCTGGAAGTTCTGTTGAAACAGTGA
- a CDS encoding DUF444 family protein produces MPLDIERDQRRFREIVRGRLRKNLRKYVTQGEMMGRKGKDLVSIPIPSLDVPRFRFGDNGAGGVGTGDGEEGQPVGKGGQPQGGPGEAGSDPGSEHFMEVDVSLDELAEILGDELELPRIQPKGDANLQDEKAKYDSIRSTGPESLRHKKRTYLKALKRQISTGEYTASDPRVVPIKSDKQYRSWSTVQHPEVNAVIIYVMDVSGSMTDDQKEIVRTEAFWIDTWLGSQYQGLEKRYIIHDAVAKEVDEHTFYHTRESGGTRISSAYKVCADLIEKQFPPADWNIYVFQFSDGDNWGEDNEKAFSQLGERILPHVNLYAYGQVESPYGSGEFLGRLKSRFGENHEAIVTSEIEDKDAIYESIKTFLGKGK; encoded by the coding sequence ATGCCGCTAGATATCGAGAGAGACCAACGCCGCTTCCGCGAGATTGTCCGCGGCCGCCTGCGCAAGAACCTCCGCAAGTACGTCACGCAGGGCGAGATGATGGGCCGCAAGGGGAAGGACCTCGTGTCGATCCCCATCCCGTCGCTCGACGTGCCGCGGTTCCGGTTTGGCGACAACGGCGCCGGTGGCGTCGGCACGGGCGACGGTGAGGAGGGGCAGCCGGTCGGCAAGGGCGGCCAGCCCCAGGGCGGGCCGGGTGAGGCGGGGAGCGACCCCGGCAGCGAGCACTTCATGGAGGTCGACGTCAGCCTCGACGAACTGGCGGAGATCCTGGGCGATGAGCTTGAGCTCCCCCGCATCCAGCCCAAGGGCGACGCCAACCTGCAGGACGAAAAGGCCAAGTACGACAGCATCCGCTCCACCGGTCCCGAGTCGCTCCGGCACAAGAAGCGGACCTATCTCAAGGCGCTCAAGCGGCAGATCTCGACCGGCGAGTACACCGCCAGCGACCCGCGGGTCGTGCCGATCAAGTCGGACAAGCAGTACCGCAGCTGGAGCACGGTCCAGCACCCGGAGGTCAACGCGGTCATCATTTACGTGATGGACGTCTCGGGCAGCATGACCGACGACCAGAAGGAGATCGTCCGCACCGAGGCATTCTGGATCGACACCTGGCTCGGCAGCCAGTACCAGGGCCTGGAGAAACGCTACATCATCCACGACGCGGTGGCCAAGGAGGTCGACGAGCACACCTTCTACCACACCCGTGAGTCGGGCGGCACGCGGATTTCCAGCGCGTACAAGGTGTGCGCCGACCTGATCGAGAAGCAGTTCCCGCCGGCCGACTGGAACATCTACGTGTTCCAATTCTCCGATGGTGACAACTGGGGCGAGGACAACGAAAAGGCGTTCTCGCAGCTCGGCGAGCGGATCCTGCCCCACGTCAACCTCTACGCCTACGGTCAGGTCGAAAGCCCGTACGGCAGCGGCGAGTTCCTCGGCCGCCTGAAGAGCCGCTTCGGCGAGAACCACGAGGCGATCGTCACCAGCGAGATTGAGGATAAAGACGCGATCTACGAGTCGATTAAGACGTTCCTCGGCAAAGGCAAGTAA
- a CDS encoding DUF3500 domain-containing protein, which produces MHHLLHSTYATLVGLCLIGVARAHEHAHHDAPSTQLEVNEQMRQAAIDFLAALPPETRGQTTFPFDSAERTGWNFVPMERSGTPLKAMTLEQRRAARRLMRSALSDKGYLKATTIMSLEQVLRLIEADRENVEGIRDQEKYWFGVFGDPAGEGPWGWRVEGHHLSLNFTSDGRLVVSATPLFLGANPHEVRVGPRIGLRALGEEEDNARQLMASLSEEQRDKVIIQPAAPRDVHTLPGAPIDLGAPAGLALADMTPKQQTLLKTLVRDLVQHLRPELANEELRAIEQAGYGKLHFAWAGGLGPDDNHYFRVHGPTLVLEYDNAQGNHSHLVWHSTENDFGLDSLQKHYERHHLPAVAQ; this is translated from the coding sequence ATGCATCACCTCCTGCACTCGACCTATGCGACGCTCGTCGGATTGTGCCTCATCGGCGTCGCTCGCGCTCACGAGCACGCCCATCACGACGCGCCCAGTACTCAGCTAGAGGTCAATGAGCAGATGCGACAAGCGGCGATCGATTTCCTCGCCGCGCTCCCCCCCGAAACGCGCGGCCAGACGACCTTCCCGTTCGACAGCGCCGAGCGGACGGGGTGGAACTTCGTGCCGATGGAACGGTCTGGCACGCCGCTCAAGGCGATGACTCTCGAGCAACGCCGCGCCGCCCGCCGTCTGATGCGGTCAGCGCTCAGCGATAAGGGCTACCTGAAGGCGACCACCATCATGTCGCTTGAGCAGGTCCTGAGGCTCATCGAGGCCGACCGCGAGAATGTCGAGGGCATCCGCGACCAGGAGAAGTATTGGTTCGGGGTGTTCGGCGACCCCGCCGGCGAGGGCCCCTGGGGCTGGCGGGTCGAAGGGCATCACCTGTCGCTCAACTTCACCTCAGATGGGCGCCTGGTTGTCTCCGCAACGCCACTGTTCCTCGGCGCCAACCCCCACGAGGTGAGAGTGGGGCCTCGGATCGGCCTCCGAGCGTTGGGCGAAGAAGAGGACAACGCCCGGCAGCTGATGGCGTCGCTTAGCGAGGAGCAGCGCGACAAAGTTATCATTCAGCCCGCCGCGCCGCGAGATGTCCACACCTTGCCCGGCGCGCCAATCGACCTCGGCGCGCCAGCCGGGCTCGCGCTGGCCGACATGACCCCCAAGCAGCAGACGCTGCTCAAGACTCTTGTCCGCGACCTGGTCCAGCACCTCCGCCCTGAGTTGGCCAATGAAGAGTTGCGAGCCATCGAGCAGGCCGGCTACGGCAAGCTCCACTTCGCGTGGGCCGGCGGCCTCGGCCCAGACGACAACCACTATTTCCGCGTGCACGGCCCTACACTGGTGCTTGAGTACGACAACGCCCAGGGCAACCACTCCCACCTCGTGTGGCACTCCACCGAGAACGACTTCGGGCTCGACTCGCTACAGAAGCACTATGAGCGCCACCACCTACCGGCTGTGGCCCAGTAG